In Fundidesulfovibrio putealis DSM 16056, the following proteins share a genomic window:
- a CDS encoding ATP-binding protein → MPSLRSGFSPRRSFVLQHSPWLIVGGAIILGVAIAVLAARNTQREKRHMSQNLVDRADALIWAVEAGTRTWMGFQGGSRQLQALVEETAKQPGIAYLAVVDGKGRILAHNDPTRIGALIHEGEDVARLGASEQSAWRINESAAEKIFEVYKIFAPAQEYQHGMHGMGHSSWGDCPDCGVGGMGRQGSAMPFARTNGNTLVFVGLDIKPFEEALAEDFRNTMVIAMLVAFLGLGGFVSLFWAQNYRLSRRQLQDTRAFASEVVTSLPVGLLTSDTDGKIKLANAAASAMLGIERGNLLGMPLRGLGSLEWEPIIAALAGDEAVLEREVELAASRGRKAPVSLSASRIVNEEGLFLGHLFILRDLGEVRRLQEQVRRNERLTALGNLAAGVAHEIRNPLSSIKGFATYLASKIKGEGPDKDAAKMMIQEVDRLNRVVSELLEFARPGEMKLKVEDINQVIERTLRLASSDASAKGIATRFSRNDSLTQIPIDSERLTQALLNLFLNAVQAMDPGGVLEVSTSIESASGRVSVRIADTGKGMAPEVLSDIFNPYFTSKPSGTGLGLAIVHRIVEGHGGEIKVESQPGKGTVFTILLPLARMA, encoded by the coding sequence ATGCCAAGCTTGCGTTCAGGTTTTTCCCCACGCCGCAGCTTCGTCCTTCAGCACTCCCCATGGTTGATCGTGGGAGGGGCCATAATTCTCGGCGTGGCCATTGCCGTGTTGGCCGCCAGGAATACGCAGCGAGAAAAGCGGCATATGTCCCAGAACCTCGTGGACCGTGCCGATGCGCTGATTTGGGCTGTGGAGGCCGGAACACGGACCTGGATGGGGTTTCAAGGCGGGAGCCGCCAGCTCCAGGCGCTGGTGGAGGAGACCGCCAAGCAGCCGGGGATTGCCTATCTGGCGGTCGTGGACGGCAAGGGCCGCATCCTGGCTCACAATGACCCCACCAGGATCGGCGCGCTCATTCACGAAGGTGAGGATGTGGCCCGATTGGGTGCTTCCGAGCAGTCCGCTTGGCGGATCAACGAAAGCGCGGCGGAGAAAATCTTCGAAGTGTATAAAATCTTCGCACCTGCTCAGGAGTACCAACATGGCATGCACGGCATGGGACATTCCTCCTGGGGCGATTGTCCGGATTGCGGAGTTGGGGGGATGGGGCGGCAAGGTTCGGCCATGCCCTTTGCCAGAACAAACGGCAACACACTCGTTTTCGTGGGCCTTGACATCAAGCCCTTTGAGGAAGCCCTGGCAGAGGATTTCCGCAACACCATGGTCATTGCGATGTTGGTGGCTTTTCTGGGGCTAGGCGGTTTCGTCTCACTGTTCTGGGCGCAGAACTACAGGCTCTCGCGCCGCCAACTCCAGGATACGCGGGCCTTTGCCTCAGAGGTGGTCACCAGCCTTCCCGTGGGGCTCCTGACTAGTGATACAGATGGGAAGATCAAATTGGCGAATGCCGCCGCCTCGGCCATGTTGGGAATCGAGCGCGGGAACTTACTCGGAATGCCGCTCCGAGGCCTTGGTAGCCTGGAGTGGGAACCGATCATCGCGGCCCTGGCAGGGGACGAGGCCGTGCTCGAACGAGAGGTGGAACTGGCAGCCAGCCGTGGAAGGAAAGCGCCAGTAAGCCTGAGCGCGTCTCGCATTGTCAACGAAGAGGGGCTGTTCCTGGGACACCTCTTCATCCTACGCGACCTAGGGGAAGTCCGGCGACTTCAGGAGCAAGTGCGGCGCAACGAGCGCCTTACCGCTCTGGGCAACTTGGCTGCGGGCGTGGCCCATGAAATCCGTAATCCGCTCAGTTCCATTAAGGGCTTTGCCACGTATCTTGCGAGCAAGATCAAAGGCGAAGGCCCGGACAAGGACGCCGCCAAGATGATGATCCAGGAGGTGGACAGGCTGAACCGAGTGGTTTCGGAACTTCTGGAGTTCGCGCGCCCGGGTGAAATGAAACTCAAGGTCGAAGACATCAACCAGGTCATCGAACGTACTTTGCGCTTGGCCAGCTCGGACGCATCGGCCAAGGGTATTGCTACGCGTTTCTCCCGCAACGACTCCCTGACGCAGATCCCCATCGACTCGGAAAGGCTCACTCAGGCCCTGCTCAATTTGTTCCTGAACGCGGTCCAGGCCATGGATCCGGGGGGCGTGCTGGAAGTTTCCACATCGATCGAAAGCGCATCGGGCAGGGTGAGCGTTCGCATCGCGGACACGGGGAAAGGAATGGCCCCGGAGGTGCTCTCCGATATCTTCAACCCATATTTCACCTCCAAACCCTCCGGGACGGGTCTGGGTTTAGCCATCGTACACAGGATAGTGGAAGGGCACGGCGGCGAGATCAAGGTTGAGAGCCAGCCCGGCAAGGGAACCGTTTTTACCATCCTGCTGCCCTTGGCAAGGATGGCGTAG
- a CDS encoding RNA polymerase sigma factor, whose amino-acid sequence MHRNKDVTSNDAEHQERDAIRAVLSGNANAYRVIVDRHQRPIYNLMLRMSGSEAEALDLSQEAFIKAYQNINKFNGSARFFPWLYSISMNVARDYLRRKKTAPVSYEEDPEEEVGDYAEESEKMCQRLDAARLSAAVLKLPEDYREAVMLRYHHELSLQEVADALGLTLSGAKMRVSRGLGRLRLMLREQNHAIR is encoded by the coding sequence GTGCACAGGAATAAGGATGTAACGAGCAACGACGCGGAACACCAAGAACGTGATGCGATTCGTGCCGTACTTTCTGGGAACGCCAACGCCTATAGGGTTATCGTCGATCGACACCAGAGGCCAATATATAACCTCATGCTCCGTATGTCAGGGTCTGAAGCGGAGGCATTAGACCTATCCCAGGAAGCGTTCATAAAAGCCTATCAAAACATCAACAAATTTAATGGCTCTGCACGGTTTTTTCCCTGGCTTTATTCGATATCCATGAACGTGGCACGCGACTATCTTCGGCGGAAGAAAACCGCACCTGTGAGTTACGAGGAAGATCCTGAAGAGGAGGTTGGCGACTATGCGGAAGAATCCGAGAAGATGTGCCAGAGGCTCGATGCCGCGCGTCTCAGTGCGGCGGTGCTGAAACTGCCCGAGGATTACAGGGAAGCGGTGATGCTGCGATACCATCACGAGTTGTCTTTGCAGGAAGTGGCCGATGCGCTTGGACTGACGTTAAGCGGAGCGAAGATGCGAGTCAGCAGAGGGCTTGGGCGTCTACGTCTGATGTTGAGGGAGCAAAATCATGCCATACGATAA
- a CDS encoding periplasmic heavy metal sensor — protein sequence MKTSRMHALTLTLALVALLGLSGLANAQMMGPGMMGGPQMMGGPMYGLTPEKQAAAQKLYADFNAKTATLGQRLNAKQYELNVLLNTSNPDDKKIKSLSKEIADLNSKFYEAQAAFQNQLTREGIPAMGGMGMMAGGMHHGMNMGWCW from the coding sequence ATGAAGACCTCTCGAATGCACGCCTTGACCCTGACGCTTGCCCTGGTGGCCCTTCTCGGTCTGAGCGGGCTGGCAAACGCCCAAATGATGGGTCCCGGAATGATGGGCGGCCCCCAGATGATGGGCGGCCCCATGTACGGTCTGACCCCGGAAAAGCAGGCCGCCGCCCAAAAGCTTTACGCGGACTTCAACGCCAAGACGGCCACCCTGGGGCAGCGCCTGAACGCCAAGCAGTATGAGCTGAACGTCCTGCTTAACACCTCCAACCCGGATGACAAGAAGATCAAGTCCTTGAGCAAGGAAATCGCCGACCTGAACTCGAAGTTTTACGAAGCCCAGGCGGCTTTCCAGAACCAACTGACCAGGGAAGGCATTCCGGCCATGGGCGGCATGGGCATGATGGCGGGCGGAATGCACCATGGAATGAACATGGGGTGGTGCTGGTAA
- a CDS encoding PP2C family protein-serine/threonine phosphatase produces MDIHGETNKGLTRKRNEDRFIVRALENNMYLLAVADGMGGEAAGDIAAQILVDVLSRMPSNPNVAAMALSNAFKEANTEVINKANNDTATLGMGTTATAIILNKGEVTYSHVGDSRLYHYHNGHIIKITEDHTLVQRLVDGGVVDITESRKHPLRHILEQCIGCDDFSIDTGVFYVQPDDVLLLCSDGLTNELDDRIIETILGENEDASSMASNLIAQALLYGGRDNVTAIVAIA; encoded by the coding sequence ATGGATATACATGGAGAAACAAACAAAGGACTGACTCGAAAACGCAACGAAGACAGGTTTATCGTTCGTGCGCTTGAAAACAACATGTATTTACTGGCGGTTGCCGACGGCATGGGGGGGGAAGCGGCAGGAGATATTGCCGCTCAAATTCTAGTGGATGTATTAAGCAGGATGCCGTCAAATCCGAATGTTGCAGCCATGGCACTGTCCAATGCTTTCAAAGAAGCCAACACTGAGGTAATTAATAAAGCAAATAACGATACAGCTACGCTTGGGATGGGAACGACAGCGACAGCAATTATCTTGAACAAGGGGGAAGTGACTTATTCCCATGTAGGAGACAGCAGGCTATATCACTACCATAATGGTCATATCATAAAAATCACCGAGGATCACACCCTGGTACAACGACTCGTCGACGGAGGAGTTGTAGACATAACTGAGTCTCGGAAGCATCCACTACGCCATATACTCGAACAATGCATAGGGTGCGATGACTTCTCGATCGACACAGGAGTCTTTTATGTCCAGCCAGACGACGTTCTTCTTCTATGTAGCGATGGCCTCACAAATGAATTAGACGACCGTATAATTGAAACAATACTTGGAGAAAATGAGGATGCTTCCAGCATGGCGAGTAATCTCATAGCGCAGGCACTGCTATATGGCGGAAGAGACAATGTAACAGCAATTGTCGCAATAGCTTAG
- a CDS encoding isoamylase early set domain-containing protein, with the protein MPYDNQSGDEEQKGTGRRILSPEEIDLREIACALRELPDQRVPDAFTDMVMASLPVASKGKSAWARFADWVKSPRTITYSPLKIAPAFALAAMLLVLGIREKVNLNTVDVRQDPSGKQVVSFVFHSPQARTVAVVGSFNEWTPGGNEMRRLDNGSWVLTLPLNPGRHKYAFLVNEMNVEPDPSAIMCEDDGFGSRNSVLIIGNNNDLSI; encoded by the coding sequence ATGCCATACGATAATCAATCTGGAGATGAAGAGCAAAAAGGAACTGGCCGCCGGATCCTTTCTCCAGAAGAGATTGACCTTCGTGAGATTGCATGTGCCTTAAGGGAACTTCCAGACCAACGTGTCCCAGACGCATTCACGGACATGGTGATGGCCAGCCTGCCGGTTGCCAGCAAGGGGAAGAGTGCATGGGCAAGGTTCGCCGACTGGGTGAAATCACCTCGCACCATAACCTATAGTCCCCTTAAGATTGCTCCAGCCTTCGCACTAGCTGCCATGTTGCTCGTGCTGGGCATTCGGGAAAAAGTGAACCTTAATACCGTCGATGTCCGCCAAGATCCGTCCGGAAAGCAAGTTGTGTCCTTTGTATTTCACTCACCTCAAGCCCGCACTGTTGCGGTTGTTGGCTCATTCAATGAGTGGACACCCGGCGGAAATGAGATGCGTCGGCTGGATAACGGCTCCTGGGTTCTTACTCTACCCTTGAATCCAGGCCGGCACAAATATGCTTTTCTTGTCAATGAAATGAATGTCGAGCCTGACCCAAGTGCCATAATGTGCGAAGATGATGGCTTTGGGAGTCGCAATTCAGTACTAATAATTGGAAACAACAATGACTTATCCATATAG
- a CDS encoding bifunctional serine/threonine-protein kinase/formylglycine-generating enzyme family protein — translation MIDEAKKGVLEEGLLINEKWEIISHIATGGKGEVYLANQRGLDRKVALKVISKAYLESLEDDHEGVAAETERFRREVKILAHMRHPNIIQVFDFDQVEIDTNIFEYIVMEYVAGSDLSMTYPESGLGQEEAPVKKWIHKYYLPILHGVEAVHVKGIIHRDLKPGNVLIADDTPKIVDFGLAGGQMIDSVTRSCDIIGSLPYMPEEQLYGLSHLDVRSDIFALGRMLFEAISGSLLKSKASPFQTVGLNTPSTPFFKRLDRIMRQATAKDQNKRTPSAKALRESLEELLKDVPGTKRNHTVRLWIGVALLSVALLAGGAIYHYHYMMPEPHVEVFSPVPDITPPRSEIEPSKGDTVPLDQSTLSNQDAAVPREIVGKEGASLVLVVGGNVDMIDDAAKHTTIEVKPFYMDKMPITNYQYVEFLRKNKERLDVRGKTVYGDGKLWLLLGEVLEGYEPIAYKKGKFILKPEAAASPIVRVTAIGASAYASNYGRRIPSMAEWRLAQTESEKAMIRPPESAPSATGPTLALEPGSALKSLSSAPFPLSENAANRFQITGLGARVNEWTTYQSQPGILEYHVLGGTGFQSSAKDHYERQPWEAFPNVSFRTVINP, via the coding sequence ATGATAGATGAAGCCAAAAAAGGAGTTCTTGAAGAAGGACTGCTTATTAACGAGAAATGGGAGATTATTTCTCATATCGCCACTGGCGGAAAGGGGGAAGTTTACCTTGCAAATCAGCGCGGTTTGGATCGTAAGGTAGCCCTTAAGGTCATATCCAAAGCCTACCTTGAAAGCCTTGAGGACGATCATGAAGGTGTGGCTGCGGAAACTGAGCGATTTCGCCGGGAGGTTAAAATTCTTGCTCACATGCGACACCCCAACATCATCCAGGTATTTGACTTTGACCAAGTCGAAATTGATACAAATATATTCGAATACATTGTAATGGAGTATGTTGCCGGGTCGGACCTGTCCATGACTTATCCGGAATCAGGCCTGGGGCAGGAAGAGGCACCTGTAAAAAAGTGGATTCACAAGTACTATCTGCCAATCCTGCATGGGGTAGAAGCGGTTCACGTCAAAGGAATAATACACCGCGACCTAAAGCCTGGCAACGTACTCATTGCAGATGATACTCCAAAAATAGTCGATTTCGGATTGGCTGGCGGCCAGATGATCGACTCCGTGACACGAAGTTGCGACATCATCGGCAGTCTCCCGTATATGCCCGAGGAACAACTGTATGGCCTGTCCCACCTGGATGTCCGCTCCGACATATTTGCCTTGGGTCGAATGCTCTTTGAAGCCATCTCAGGATCGCTCCTAAAATCCAAGGCTTCACCGTTCCAAACGGTAGGCCTGAATACCCCTAGCACGCCTTTTTTCAAACGCCTTGATCGGATTATGCGACAAGCCACCGCGAAAGATCAGAACAAGCGAACTCCCTCAGCTAAGGCATTACGCGAATCACTTGAGGAACTGTTGAAAGATGTCCCAGGTACGAAACGAAATCACACTGTTCGTCTCTGGATTGGTGTAGCACTTTTGTCAGTGGCATTGCTGGCGGGAGGAGCTATTTATCATTACCATTACATGATGCCAGAACCTCACGTCGAGGTTTTTTCTCCCGTTCCGGACATCACCCCGCCTCGCAGTGAAATCGAGCCATCAAAAGGGGATACTGTTCCCCTGGATCAGAGCACACTATCCAATCAGGACGCTGCCGTGCCAAGAGAAATCGTAGGTAAAGAAGGGGCGTCCCTTGTGTTAGTGGTTGGCGGAAATGTCGACATGATAGATGACGCAGCTAAACATACTACTATCGAAGTCAAACCATTCTACATGGACAAGATGCCAATAACTAACTATCAATATGTTGAATTCTTGCGCAAAAACAAAGAACGACTGGATGTCAGAGGCAAGACTGTTTATGGAGACGGTAAATTATGGTTATTGCTCGGAGAGGTCTTAGAAGGATACGAACCCATTGCGTACAAAAAAGGCAAGTTCATTCTCAAGCCCGAGGCAGCCGCTAGCCCCATAGTCCGTGTCACAGCCATAGGCGCATCCGCGTATGCCAGCAATTATGGCAGGAGAATCCCCAGCATGGCGGAGTGGCGGCTTGCCCAAACGGAATCAGAAAAAGCCATGATACGCCCACCTGAGTCTGCCCCATCCGCTACAGGCCCGACACTCGCGCTTGAACCCGGTTCCGCCCTAAAAAGCCTGTCGTCGGCTCCCTTTCCGCTATCGGAAAATGCTGCCAATCGTTTCCAAATCACAGGATTGGGGGCAAGGGTGAACGAATGGACCACTTATCAGTCCCAACCCGGAATTCTTGAGTATCACGTCCTCGGAGGCACCGGTTTTCAGTCATCAGCCAAGGATCATTACGAACGTCAGCCCTGGGAAGCATTCCCGAACGTTAGTTTCCGGACAGTTATTAACCCCTAG
- a CDS encoding sigma-54-dependent transcriptional regulator encodes MAKPSKTRLLVVDDDPGHRNMLLTLLADWGYRLEGAEDGEAAVALCRERPFDLILMDVRMAGMSGIEALKEIKAYNPAIPILIMTAYSNVETAVEAIKAGAYDYLTKPLDFDDLRLTLDRALDHASLRDENKALRDTLSATFDQGGIIGQSPSMRQLMELLAAVAPSEATVLVTGESGTGKELIARAIHTNSQRRKGPYVAVNCAALTETLLESELFGHEKGAFTGAEKRREGRFLVADKGTIFLDEIGEMPLAMQVKLLRAIQEREIQRVGGDQTIKVDVRILAATNRDLKEEVEAGRFRQDLYYRLNVVSLALPPLRERVEDIPLLTMHFLNKFAIKNGKQVKGFTPGAMDKLLKYSWPGNVRELENAVERAVVLLVGEYVTERELPPVIIQAQDGGQCPEPGFSNMTLEGVERIAILDALDAAEGNKSEAARRLGITRKTLHAKLQRYGVADAND; translated from the coding sequence ATGGCAAAACCATCCAAGACCAGACTTTTGGTGGTGGACGATGATCCCGGCCACCGCAACATGCTGCTGACGTTGCTCGCTGACTGGGGCTACCGCCTGGAGGGCGCTGAGGACGGCGAGGCCGCAGTGGCCCTTTGCAGGGAACGTCCCTTCGACCTAATCCTCATGGACGTGCGCATGGCCGGGATGTCCGGCATCGAGGCCCTCAAGGAGATCAAGGCCTACAATCCGGCCATCCCCATCCTGATCATGACCGCCTACTCCAATGTGGAGACGGCCGTGGAGGCCATCAAGGCCGGAGCCTACGACTACCTGACCAAACCTCTGGATTTCGACGATCTCCGGTTGACCCTGGACCGGGCGTTGGACCACGCCTCCCTGCGCGATGAAAACAAGGCTCTGAGGGATACTCTGTCGGCAACTTTCGATCAGGGCGGCATCATCGGGCAGAGTCCATCTATGCGCCAACTCATGGAGTTGCTGGCCGCCGTCGCCCCTTCCGAGGCCACGGTTCTCGTCACGGGCGAGTCTGGCACGGGCAAGGAACTCATCGCCAGGGCCATCCACACCAACAGCCAGCGCCGTAAAGGCCCTTACGTGGCGGTGAACTGCGCTGCCCTTACCGAAACCCTCCTGGAATCAGAACTCTTCGGGCATGAGAAAGGAGCTTTTACGGGGGCGGAAAAAAGACGCGAAGGGCGTTTTCTGGTCGCCGACAAAGGCACCATTTTCCTTGACGAGATAGGGGAGATGCCGCTGGCCATGCAGGTCAAGCTCCTGCGTGCCATCCAGGAACGGGAAATCCAGCGGGTGGGCGGCGACCAGACCATCAAGGTAGACGTGCGCATCTTGGCCGCCACCAACCGTGACCTCAAGGAAGAGGTGGAGGCGGGCCGCTTCCGTCAAGACCTCTACTATCGCCTGAACGTTGTCTCGCTGGCACTCCCCCCCTTGCGCGAGCGCGTGGAGGATATCCCTTTATTGACAATGCATTTTCTGAACAAGTTCGCGATCAAGAACGGCAAACAAGTGAAAGGGTTCACCCCTGGAGCCATGGACAAGCTGCTCAAGTATTCATGGCCTGGAAACGTGCGTGAGTTGGAAAATGCCGTGGAACGTGCCGTGGTGCTTCTGGTTGGCGAGTATGTGACCGAAAGGGAACTGCCCCCGGTGATCATTCAGGCACAGGATGGCGGTCAATGTCCAGAGCCTGGCTTTTCCAACATGACTTTGGAGGGAGTCGAACGCATCGCCATCCTGGATGCGCTTGATGCCGCCGAGGGCAACAAGAGCGAGGCCGCACGGAGACTTGGCATCACAAGGAAAACACTACACGCCAAGTTGCAGCGGTATGGGGTGGCAGACGCAAATGACTAA
- a CDS encoding isoamylase early set domain-containing protein, giving the protein MITEHFLRKLLRALLPLISIVLAGCHIVAARHPLQGRDTGKEAVIRFSYLDKGADSVCVTGDFNGWSTTADCLSKQKSGFALEKRFGPGRYKYQLIIDSKTMIHDPRAIISEDDGFGGKNSVLVVE; this is encoded by the coding sequence ATGATTACAGAACATTTCCTAAGAAAACTTCTCCGTGCGTTACTTCCGCTCATCTCCATTGTACTGGCCGGTTGTCATATTGTCGCAGCTCGCCACCCTCTTCAGGGAAGGGATACTGGGAAAGAAGCCGTCATCAGATTCAGCTATCTGGATAAGGGTGCTGATTCTGTATGCGTTACAGGCGATTTCAATGGATGGTCCACAACGGCGGACTGCCTTTCCAAGCAAAAAAGCGGCTTCGCACTGGAAAAGCGTTTCGGTCCTGGACGCTACAAATACCAGCTGATCATTGACTCGAAGACAATGATTCATGATCCGAGGGCAATCATTTCGGAGGACGACGGGTTCGGCGGCAAAAACTCTGTCCTGGTGGTGGAATGA
- a CDS encoding periplasmic heavy metal sensor, with the protein MKTSRMHALTLTLALVALLGLSGLANAQMMGPGMMGGPQMMGGPMYGLTPEKQAAAQKLYADFNAKTATLGQQSNAKQYELNVLLNTPNPDDKKIKSLSKEIADLNSKFYEAQAAFQNQLAREGIPAMGGMGMMAGGMHHGMGMGWRCW; encoded by the coding sequence ATGAAGACCTCTCGAATGCACGCCTTGACCCTGACGCTTGCCCTGGTGGCCCTTCTCGGTCTGAGCGGGCTGGCAAACGCCCAAATGATGGGTCCCGGAATGATGGGCGGCCCCCAGATGATGGGTGGCCCCATGTACGGTCTGACCCCGGAAAAGCAGGCCGCCGCCCAAAAGCTTTACGCGGACTTCAACGCCAAGACGGCCACCCTGGGGCAGCAGTCGAACGCCAAGCAGTATGAGCTGAACGTCCTGCTTAACACCCCCAACCCGGATGACAAAAAGATCAAGTCTTTGAGCAAGGAAATCGCCGACCTGAACTCGAAGTTTTACGAAGCCCAGGCGGCTTTCCAGAACCAACTGGCCAGGGAAGGTATTCCGGCCATGGGCGGCATGGGCATGATGGCTGGCGGAATGCACCATGGCATGGGCATGGGATGGAGATGCTGGTAG
- a CDS encoding SHOCT domain-containing protein encodes MWGCNYIPYASGWNGWIPMVFWLLILGGIALLAFKALCGKPRNGNQDADRNDSLAILKTRLARGEINMDEYNTLKSVL; translated from the coding sequence ATGTGGGGTTGTAACTATATTCCCTATGCGTCCGGCTGGAACGGATGGATTCCGATGGTGTTCTGGTTGTTGATTCTGGGCGGAATCGCCCTCCTGGCCTTCAAGGCGCTCTGCGGGAAACCTAGGAACGGCAACCAGGATGCCGACAGAAACGATTCGCTGGCAATCCTGAAGACCAGGCTGGCCAGGGGCGAAATCAACATGGACGAATACAACACGCTCAAGAGCGTGCTGTAG
- a CDS encoding SHOCT domain-containing protein — translation MWGCDYIPYASGWGGWIPMVFWLLILGGIALLAFKTLCGKSRNGNQDADRNDSLAILKTRLARGDINMDDYNTLKSVL, via the coding sequence ATGTGGGGCTGCGACTACATACCCTACGCATCAGGCTGGGGCGGATGGATTCCGATGGTGTTCTGGTTGTTGATTCTGGGCGGAATTGCCCTCCTGGCCTTCAAGACGCTCTGCGGGAAGTCCAGGAACGGCAACCAGGATGCCGACAGAAACGATTCGCTGGCAATCCTGAAGACCAGGCTGGCCAGGGGCGATATCAACATGGACGACTACAACACGCTCAAGAGCGTGCTGTAG